Proteins encoded together in one Ferroglobus placidus DSM 10642 window:
- a CDS encoding NAD(P)/FAD-dependent oxidoreductase, protein MTDYDVVVVGAGPGGSIAAKTAAEKGLDVLLIEKRQEIGVPVRCAEGVSKEDLEKFVEPDKRWIAAEIEKAWIFSPDETKVELSAEKAGNEVGYVLERKIFDRHLARLASKAGAEVRVKTSAVGLKRENGIVKLKIRSLGKEEEITTKIVIGADGIESKVGKWAGIDTTLKLGEIESCVQYLMTNIEFESDVTYFWVGKRFAPGGYIWLFPKGDDAANVGIGVMPSIAEKKAKEYLDDFVRKKFPDGEIVEVVVGGVPVSGGLKSAVSDNVMLVGDAARFADPITGGGIINAMKSGYYAGITAYEAVVEEDYSAKFLKKYDERWKKDFGKKLERNKKIQEKLLKMDDETFNKIAKSLEGMRIEEFSVKRLVLEIFKKYPKLFWDMKDLIF, encoded by the coding sequence ATGACCGATTATGACGTCGTTGTGGTTGGAGCCGGACCTGGAGGAAGCATAGCGGCAAAAACGGCTGCCGAAAAAGGTTTAGACGTCTTGCTAATAGAGAAAAGGCAAGAAATAGGAGTTCCGGTTAGATGCGCCGAGGGAGTTAGTAAAGAGGATCTTGAAAAATTCGTAGAGCCAGACAAAAGGTGGATAGCTGCCGAAATTGAAAAAGCTTGGATATTTTCTCCGGACGAAACAAAAGTTGAGCTTTCCGCCGAGAAAGCCGGAAATGAGGTGGGATACGTTCTTGAAAGAAAAATATTCGACCGACATCTTGCGAGACTCGCTTCGAAGGCTGGAGCAGAAGTTAGGGTGAAAACGTCGGCTGTAGGTTTGAAGCGGGAGAATGGAATAGTGAAGCTGAAAATCAGGAGTTTGGGAAAAGAGGAGGAGATAACGACGAAGATTGTCATAGGAGCGGACGGAATAGAAAGTAAAGTGGGAAAGTGGGCTGGTATTGACACGACTTTAAAGCTCGGCGAAATCGAGAGCTGCGTTCAGTACTTGATGACTAACATAGAATTTGAAAGCGACGTCACTTACTTCTGGGTGGGAAAAAGGTTCGCTCCGGGCGGCTACATCTGGCTCTTTCCTAAAGGGGATGACGCAGCCAACGTTGGCATAGGAGTGATGCCGAGCATTGCGGAGAAGAAAGCCAAGGAATATCTCGACGATTTCGTAAGGAAGAAGTTTCCGGATGGAGAGATAGTCGAGGTTGTTGTTGGAGGAGTTCCTGTCAGCGGAGGTTTAAAGAGCGCTGTATCTGACAACGTCATGCTCGTCGGAGATGCGGCGAGGTTTGCCGATCCAATTACCGGAGGAGGAATAATAAACGCTATGAAGTCCGGCTACTACGCTGGAATTACCGCATACGAGGCGGTGGTTGAAGAGGACTACTCTGCTAAATTTTTGAAAAAATACGACGAGAGGTGGAAGAAAGATTTTGGAAAGAAGCTCGAGAGAAACAAGAAGATTCAGGAAAAGCTACTGAAGATGGACGACGAAACGTTCAACAAAATCGCTAAAAGCCTTGAGGGTATGAGAATAGAGGAGTTCAGCGTGAAGAGACTTGTGCTCGAAATTTTCAAGAAGTATCCGAAGCTGTTCTGGGATATGAAGGATCTGATTTTTTAA
- a CDS encoding ABC transporter ATP-binding protein: protein MEVVVENLRKVYGSFVAVDNLSFEVSKGEILGIIGENGAGKTTTLKILAGLIEKTSGEIYYFGKKLEEWGVEIKKKIGFLPEFDALYENLYPNEYLSLFASIYGVNKERVNFLLELFELPKDRMVGTFSKGMKRKLSICRTLIHDPEILIYDEPISGLDPSTSLSVSEMIRNMKDKAIIFSAHNLYYVEATCSKILIMKRGKSIYYGEIEELRDLMKSYRLRYSLNGETFEETFESVEDLNREIKRIVDSGGKIEDIETLVPRLEEIYFKLTS from the coding sequence GTGGAGGTTGTCGTCGAAAATCTTAGAAAAGTTTACGGTAGCTTTGTGGCTGTGGATAATTTGAGTTTTGAAGTCTCAAAGGGAGAAATTCTCGGGATTATAGGAGAAAACGGAGCTGGAAAAACGACGACGCTCAAAATTTTAGCCGGATTAATCGAAAAAACTTCAGGGGAAATTTACTACTTCGGAAAAAAACTGGAAGAGTGGGGGGTCGAAATAAAAAAGAAAATCGGCTTTTTGCCCGAATTTGACGCCCTCTACGAGAATTTGTATCCCAACGAGTACCTCAGCCTTTTCGCTTCGATATACGGAGTGAACAAAGAAAGAGTAAACTTTCTCCTCGAACTGTTCGAGCTTCCGAAGGACAGGATGGTAGGGACTTTTTCCAAAGGTATGAAGCGAAAGTTGTCGATTTGCAGAACCCTAATTCACGATCCGGAAATACTCATCTACGACGAACCTATCTCTGGCTTAGATCCGTCAACTTCCCTCTCAGTCTCTGAAATGATCAGAAACATGAAAGATAAAGCCATAATCTTCTCTGCCCACAATCTGTACTACGTTGAAGCCACCTGCAGCAAAATTTTAATAATGAAGAGAGGAAAGTCGATTTACTACGGCGAAATTGAGGAGCTTAGGGATTTGATGAAGAGTTACAGGCTAAGATACTCCCTGAACGGAGAAACTTTCGAAGAGACTTTCGAGAGCGTCGAAGACTTGAATAGAGAGATAAAAAGAATCGTCGATAGCGGGGGAAAAATAGAGGATATCGAAACCCTCGTTCCGAGGCTTGAGGAGATTTATTTCAAGCTGACGAGTTAA
- a CDS encoding ABC transporter permease, with protein sequence MRELIIKDLRLLVREKTIVSLIFFLIFTASFASLITYGLIFLSSPQYVQFSQAKVGVVGECPILKSVIKGKNYANLEEALQDFKLGNIDAIVYLPKENAFSHNFVTVYLPKDELTTFIAASYIKEKLELYELKLREMNGIEVVKLRVFSEKKVDYYKNYSVAFKFIYVALIPLLVVTTAIVSSGLLIDSTTEEFESRSFEILMTTPMSKRKILFYKILSAFTVSAILSAVWISLLYLNKIKIENLPAFSLVAFSVYLIFISSAMLTSLIFKDRERSQLFFSLIAAGIIAISFASKHSFAGVITRTSAGSVFGIWEIVVYFALALALSTVALKFGERRAGE encoded by the coding sequence ATGAGGGAGCTAATAATAAAAGACCTCAGGCTGCTCGTGAGGGAGAAAACGATAGTTAGTCTAATCTTCTTTCTAATTTTCACAGCCTCATTTGCTTCCCTCATAACCTACGGTCTTATCTTTCTATCTTCCCCTCAATACGTTCAGTTTTCTCAGGCGAAGGTTGGAGTTGTGGGAGAATGTCCGATTTTGAAATCCGTAATTAAGGGGAAGAATTACGCGAATCTTGAAGAGGCTCTACAAGACTTTAAGCTCGGAAACATAGATGCGATAGTTTACCTGCCTAAGGAGAACGCATTTTCCCACAACTTCGTCACCGTTTACTTGCCAAAAGATGAGCTAACAACATTTATTGCCGCAAGTTACATAAAAGAGAAGCTTGAGCTTTACGAACTTAAGCTGAGGGAGATGAACGGAATTGAAGTTGTGAAGCTGAGAGTTTTTTCGGAAAAGAAGGTCGACTACTACAAGAATTACTCGGTAGCTTTTAAATTTATTTACGTGGCTTTGATTCCGCTTCTTGTCGTAACAACTGCAATAGTATCTTCTGGACTGCTTATAGATTCCACAACCGAAGAGTTCGAAAGCAGAAGCTTCGAAATACTTATGACGACACCTATGAGCAAAAGAAAAATACTTTTCTACAAAATTCTCTCCGCTTTCACCGTTTCCGCGATTTTGAGTGCCGTATGGATTTCTCTCTTGTATTTAAACAAGATAAAAATAGAGAACTTACCGGCTTTTTCGCTCGTGGCTTTTTCCGTTTATCTGATTTTCATTTCATCTGCAATGCTCACGTCACTGATTTTCAAGGACAGGGAGAGGAGTCAGCTCTTCTTTTCTTTAATTGCTGCGGGTATTATTGCAATTTCTTTTGCAAGTAAGCACTCCTTCGCTGGAGTGATAACGAGGACTTCTGCCGGAAGCGTTTTCGGGATTTGGGAAATAGTTGTGTATTTTGCTCTTGCTTTAGCTCTCTCAACAGTAGCGTTGAAATTCGGCGAAAGGAGGGCTGGAGAATAA
- the hisH gene encoding imidazole glycerol phosphate synthase subunit HisH: protein MIAIVNYGVGNLKSIKKAVEKFDRAVVTRDAEEIKAADGIILPGVGAFPAAIKNLTDLKDVIVKAKVPVLGICLGMQLFAEVSEEGGINEGLKIIRGRVVKFPESVGKIPHMGWNVVKNEDHEIFEGIKDQYFYFVHSYYFKAEEGIIATTDYGIEFPSAVAKNNFIGVQFHPEKSGKVGLKLIENFVEICKQNP, encoded by the coding sequence GTGATCGCCATAGTTAACTACGGAGTCGGAAATCTCAAGAGTATAAAGAAGGCTGTGGAAAAATTTGACAGAGCAGTTGTGACGAGAGATGCTGAGGAAATAAAAGCAGCGGACGGAATAATTCTACCGGGAGTTGGTGCTTTTCCGGCTGCGATAAAAAATTTGACCGATCTAAAAGACGTAATTGTGAAGGCAAAAGTCCCCGTTCTCGGAATATGTTTGGGTATGCAGCTTTTCGCTGAGGTTAGCGAGGAAGGTGGAATAAACGAAGGATTGAAGATAATTAGAGGCAGAGTTGTAAAGTTCCCCGAAAGCGTTGGCAAGATTCCTCACATGGGGTGGAACGTTGTGAAGAATGAAGACCACGAGATATTCGAGGGGATAAAAGATCAGTACTTCTACTTCGTTCACTCCTACTACTTCAAAGCTGAGGAGGGAATTATAGCCACGACAGACTACGGAATAGAGTTTCCCTCGGCTGTTGCGAAAAACAACTTCATAGGAGTACAGTTTCATCCGGAGAAGAGTGGAAAAGTTGGTTTGAAGCTGATAGAGAACTTTGTGGAAATCTGTAAACAAAATCCTTAA
- a CDS encoding potassium channel family protein, with product MPRTVKDLIVEIRDKTELMVDLAYSAVLFDNEDIAEEVLELEEEVNELLNQLRIASILSARRIQDAEMVSSILQIAHSAHKISEAAGDIATLVLKGFKLSEEVVEQILLHSEETIVRATVSEDSELNGKTLGEVKLHTRTGMRVIAIKRGFEWIFDPKRDTKIYKGDVLFARGDISGVPEFFKIVECREIGEFKKPEIELEDLKIAVSILIDMKNLSELAVDLGYSSVIYYNEEVAHEVAFLENQIDELKYELQRWVVESGRHMKKSEDMKTLIALLEIAYSSELIADAAKGIAQIVLKKQEIHPIFKTAMEESDEVIVMLEVKDNSELAGKTLGETRVETKTGMHVVAIKRGNRWITRPTASTRIFAGDILIAKGTREGEQKLRELCSILELA from the coding sequence ATGCCTCGTACAGTCAAAGACCTAATTGTGGAGATAAGAGATAAGACGGAGCTGATGGTGGATCTCGCTTATTCTGCTGTTCTTTTCGATAACGAGGATATAGCAGAGGAGGTTCTGGAGCTTGAAGAGGAGGTTAACGAGCTTTTGAATCAACTGAGAATTGCTTCCATTCTCTCCGCAAGGAGAATTCAGGATGCTGAAATGGTTTCCTCCATTCTCCAGATCGCTCATTCAGCTCACAAAATCAGCGAAGCAGCTGGAGACATAGCCACGCTCGTTCTCAAAGGATTCAAGCTTTCAGAAGAAGTTGTCGAGCAAATTCTTCTTCACTCGGAGGAGACGATAGTCAGAGCAACGGTTTCCGAAGATTCCGAGCTTAACGGAAAGACTCTCGGAGAGGTCAAGCTTCACACGAGAACCGGAATGAGGGTTATAGCGATAAAAAGAGGATTCGAGTGGATATTCGATCCGAAGAGGGACACGAAAATTTACAAGGGAGACGTTCTTTTTGCGAGGGGAGACATAAGCGGTGTTCCTGAGTTTTTCAAGATCGTGGAATGCAGAGAGATTGGCGAATTTAAAAAACCGGAAATCGAGCTTGAGGATTTGAAAATTGCAGTGAGCATTCTAATAGACATGAAGAACCTGTCGGAGCTTGCCGTTGATCTCGGCTACTCATCGGTCATATACTACAACGAAGAGGTGGCTCATGAAGTTGCCTTCCTTGAGAATCAAATAGACGAGCTAAAGTACGAGCTTCAGAGATGGGTAGTGGAGAGCGGAAGGCACATGAAAAAGAGCGAGGATATGAAAACGCTGATAGCTCTTCTTGAAATTGCTTACTCCTCTGAGCTTATAGCTGACGCAGCAAAAGGAATAGCGCAAATAGTTCTCAAAAAGCAGGAAATTCATCCGATTTTCAAAACCGCTATGGAAGAATCGGATGAAGTGATAGTTATGCTCGAAGTTAAAGACAACTCCGAGCTTGCCGGAAAAACTCTCGGAGAAACGAGGGTGGAGACTAAAACCGGAATGCACGTAGTTGCTATAAAAAGAGGTAACAGGTGGATCACCCGACCCACCGCATCTACCCGAATCTTCGCCGGAGATATACTAATCGCTAAAGGCACGAGGGAAGGAGAACAAAAGCTGCGAGAGCTTTGTTCTATCTTAGAGCTTGCGTAA
- a CDS encoding (5-formylfuran-3-yl)methyl phosphate synthase: MKVLVSPMNLEEALECIRGGADIIDVKNPAEGSLGANFPHVIKEVSEIVKKSGREVSATIGDMEFKPGTASLAALGAAYSGADYIKVGLYGVRNEREVYEMMKEVVRAVKDFDEGKKVVAAAYGDYTRVNSVSPFEIPEASYKAGADGIMVDTAIKDGKDIFSFMKFEELERFIEEAHKRGMFCAIAGSLKWEHIDVLKKLNPDIIGVRTMVCESGRNSSIKAELVEKLTQALR; encoded by the coding sequence ATGAAAGTTCTCGTGTCACCTATGAATTTGGAGGAAGCTTTAGAATGCATAAGAGGAGGAGCGGATATAATTGACGTGAAAAATCCTGCTGAAGGATCCCTTGGAGCGAATTTTCCTCACGTAATAAAAGAGGTTTCGGAAATAGTGAAAAAGAGCGGAAGGGAAGTTAGCGCAACGATAGGAGACATGGAATTTAAGCCGGGAACGGCAAGCTTGGCAGCTTTAGGAGCTGCTTACTCCGGAGCCGACTACATCAAAGTCGGGCTCTACGGAGTGAGGAACGAAAGGGAAGTTTACGAGATGATGAAAGAAGTTGTCAGAGCTGTTAAAGACTTCGACGAAGGTAAGAAAGTGGTCGCGGCAGCCTACGGAGATTACACGAGAGTCAATTCTGTATCGCCTTTTGAGATTCCAGAAGCCTCTTACAAAGCCGGAGCGGACGGGATAATGGTAGACACGGCGATAAAGGATGGGAAGGATATTTTCAGCTTCATGAAGTTCGAGGAGCTCGAAAGGTTTATTGAGGAGGCTCACAAAAGGGGAATGTTTTGCGCCATAGCTGGCTCGCTGAAGTGGGAGCACATCGACGTTCTGAAAAAGCTCAATCCGGACATAATCGGCGTAAGAACGATGGTTTGCGAGAGCGGAAGGAATTCGTCGATAAAAGCTGAACTCGTCGAAAAGCTTACGCAAGCTCTAAGATAG
- a CDS encoding alkaline phosphatase family protein, protein MRCGVIAIVDGVNYKTFKKLLKRGKLPFVEEISKEGYFIEKCYTVFPSATVSGHASINAAEQLDRRFDESKRLTSSNKNRVRDGKRARVENFQRRSDKERC, encoded by the coding sequence ATGAGATGCGGCGTAATTGCCATAGTTGACGGAGTCAATTATAAGACTTTCAAAAAACTCTTAAAAAGGGGCAAGCTACCCTTCGTTGAGGAAATATCCAAGGAAGGTTACTTTATAGAGAAATGCTACACTGTTTTTCCTTCAGCAACGGTGAGCGGTCACGCTTCAATTAACGCTGCCGAACAACTGGATAGACGCTTCGACGAATCTAAACGACTTACATCTTCGAACAAAAACCGGGTTCGAGATGGCAAGAGAGCTCGGGTTGAAAACTTTCAGCGTAGATCTGATAAGGAAAGGTGCTGA
- a CDS encoding alkaline phosphatase family protein produces the protein MARELGLKTFSVDLIRKGADLKMSFIAPGIDRGISLASKLFFLRRFASHTTKKRKSFVKKILRKLVPFHVFQHEVAVVNTVKAVKSGYRFGITWFMETDAASHLFGPESFEGAEGKPFLYDSVEDDVIDADSELEKLYRKIEDYKPVFSIVSDHGHSTVNCHISLWRSWKIEG, from the coding sequence ATGGCAAGAGAGCTCGGGTTGAAAACTTTCAGCGTAGATCTGATAAGGAAAGGTGCTGACTTGAAAATGAGCTTTATAGCTCCAGGAATTGATAGAGGTATAAGTTTGGCCTCTAAACTCTTCTTCCTCAGGAGGTTCGCTTCCCACACCACAAAAAAGAGAAAGTCTTTTGTGAAAAAGATTCTACGAAAACTCGTCCCTTTCCACGTTTTTCAGCACGAAGTAGCCGTTGTAAATACAGTTAAGGCTGTAAAGTCCGGATATCGCTTCGGAATTACTTGGTTTATGGAGACTGATGCAGCAAGCCATCTATTCGGTCCAGAAAGCTTTGAAGGGGCTGAAGGAAAGCCTTTTCTTTACGATTCTGTGGAAGATGACGTAATTGATGCGGACAGCGAACTTGAAAAACTTTACAGGAAAATCGAAGACTACAAGCCTGTGTTCTCTATAGTTTCAGATCACGGACACAGCACAGTAAATTGTCACATAAGTCTGTGGAGGAGCTGGAAAATAGAGGGTTAA
- a CDS encoding HisA/HisF family protein: MKVYLAVDVKSGLVVWGKSGKRSEYVPIERVSKVVRNSNLKEFFEELKVKRAYVADLDRIEGRGSNLEVIDEIGRKVELIVDGGFKSVEEALNRNFTPIFATETFDVRKLEGFESCMVSVDVKEKLLDASKSFGSLEELLEYLNSLKLKAVIILPIHSVGTYSFDFSLLEKALDILNHKIITGGGLKPEDLDVVKEMGIYGVIVGTAFHQGKIDPEIVLRGEF, translated from the coding sequence ATGAAAGTTTACTTGGCTGTGGACGTTAAAAGCGGATTGGTTGTGTGGGGGAAAAGCGGAAAAAGAAGCGAGTACGTTCCGATTGAAAGGGTTAGTAAAGTCGTGAGGAATAGCAACTTGAAAGAATTTTTCGAGGAATTAAAAGTTAAAAGAGCTTACGTCGCCGATTTAGATAGAATTGAAGGGAGAGGAAGCAATCTTGAGGTTATAGACGAGATCGGGAGAAAAGTTGAGCTTATCGTTGACGGAGGTTTTAAAAGCGTGGAAGAAGCTTTGAACCGCAACTTTACTCCAATTTTCGCAACCGAAACTTTCGACGTGAGAAAGCTCGAAGGCTTCGAATCTTGCATGGTGAGCGTTGACGTTAAAGAAAAGCTCTTGGACGCTTCCAAAAGCTTTGGAAGTCTTGAAGAACTTCTCGAATACTTGAACAGCTTGAAGCTGAAAGCCGTTATAATCCTTCCGATACACTCCGTCGGCACTTACTCCTTCGATTTCTCACTTCTGGAAAAAGCTCTCGACATTTTAAATCACAAGATAATTACCGGAGGGGGTTTAAAGCCGGAAGATCTTGATGTGGTTAAGGAAATGGGGATTTACGGCGTTATAGTTGGCACGGCTTTTCACCAAGGGAAAATAGATCCGGAAATAGTTTTGAGGGGTGAATTTTAG
- a CDS encoding M42 family metallopeptidase — protein MFELIKKLSDAHGISGYEDEVREIVREELESYVDDVKVDKLGNIICVRKGDDFKVMLAAHIDEIGFMVKHIDDKGFLRITPIGGWFSQTVLNQRVIVHGSKGKVYGVIGCKPPHLMKEDERKKVIEIKDMFVDVGAENKEEVKEMGIDIGSPVTIDREVVKLGKRITGKAFDNRAGLAVMIEAMKKINTDATVYAVGTVQEEVGLKGARVSAFSLNPDVALVLDSAPATDFPGAESAYMDVKLGRGPVITVADASGRGLIASKRVLEWLKDSAKKAEVEIQLEVGEGGTTDATAIHLTREGIPSGVVSVPARYIHTPVEVIDLRDVEQAVKLVAKAVEIAKEFF, from the coding sequence ATGTTCGAACTAATTAAAAAGCTGAGCGACGCTCACGGAATTTCGGGCTACGAAGATGAAGTGAGGGAAATCGTTAGGGAGGAGTTAGAAAGCTACGTAGACGATGTAAAGGTGGACAAGCTCGGAAACATTATCTGCGTTAGAAAAGGGGACGATTTTAAAGTGATGCTCGCTGCCCACATCGACGAGATCGGGTTCATGGTGAAGCACATCGACGATAAAGGCTTTTTGAGAATCACTCCCATCGGCGGTTGGTTTTCCCAGACCGTCTTAAATCAGAGGGTGATAGTCCACGGAAGCAAGGGAAAGGTTTACGGAGTCATCGGATGCAAACCGCCTCACCTGATGAAAGAAGACGAGAGGAAGAAGGTGATCGAGATAAAAGATATGTTCGTTGATGTGGGTGCTGAGAATAAGGAAGAAGTCAAGGAGATGGGAATAGACATCGGATCTCCGGTTACGATAGACAGAGAGGTCGTTAAGCTCGGAAAAAGAATTACCGGAAAAGCCTTTGACAACAGAGCGGGATTGGCAGTTATGATCGAGGCGATGAAAAAAATAAACACCGACGCTACCGTTTATGCCGTTGGAACCGTTCAGGAAGAAGTAGGACTAAAAGGAGCAAGAGTTTCCGCTTTTTCTTTGAATCCGGACGTTGCCTTAGTCCTCGACTCCGCTCCAGCCACGGATTTTCCCGGTGCTGAAAGCGCGTACATGGATGTGAAACTTGGAAGAGGACCGGTAATAACGGTGGCTGATGCCTCTGGAAGAGGGTTGATCGCTTCAAAGAGAGTTCTGGAGTGGTTGAAAGACTCTGCTAAGAAGGCTGAAGTGGAAATTCAGCTTGAAGTAGGAGAAGGTGGAACGACCGACGCTACCGCAATACATCTAACGAGGGAAGGAATTCCTTCGGGAGTTGTCAGCGTTCCCGCGAGGTATATCCACACTCCGGTAGAAGTCATCGACCTGAGAGATGTCGAACAAGCTGTTAAGCTCGTTGCCAAGGCTGTGGAAATAGCTAAAGAGTTCTTCTAA
- the hxlB gene encoding 6-phospho-3-hexuloisomerase codes for MVGEMIYKFFDTVKKFIDQIKADINEENLNELINAIQGAKRIFVMGAGRSGFVAKAFAMRLMHLGYNVYVVGETVTPRIDKEDVLIAISGSGETTSVVNISKKAKEMIGSKLVAITGNPNSSLAQMSDVVVLIKGKLKNETNEELSQIAPLGTMFELMSLIFLDGLVAELMRIKNLSEKDLAERHAVLE; via the coding sequence ATGGTAGGTGAGATGATCTATAAGTTCTTCGACACCGTCAAAAAGTTCATCGATCAAATAAAAGCTGATATTAACGAGGAGAATTTAAACGAGCTGATTAACGCAATACAAGGAGCTAAAAGGATTTTCGTGATGGGTGCCGGAAGAAGCGGCTTCGTTGCAAAGGCGTTTGCAATGAGGCTCATGCACCTCGGCTACAACGTTTACGTCGTTGGTGAAACCGTAACTCCGAGAATCGACAAAGAAGACGTGCTAATCGCAATCTCAGGCTCAGGAGAGACGACTTCAGTTGTTAACATAAGCAAAAAGGCTAAGGAGATGATAGGTTCGAAACTCGTGGCGATAACCGGAAATCCCAACTCAAGCTTAGCTCAGATGAGCGACGTAGTAGTGTTGATTAAGGGAAAGCTCAAAAACGAGACGAACGAGGAGCTTTCTCAAATCGCCCCCCTCGGAACTATGTTCGAGCTCATGAGCTTGATATTTCTCGACGGGCTCGTTGCCGAGTTGATGAGGATTAAAAACTTGAGCGAAAAAGATCTCGCTGAGAGACATGCGGTTTTGGAGTGA
- a CDS encoding histone deacetylase, translating to MKVCVVYSPKLKDDYLIGPCLKISGFERAIREYRVEILPPSDSFEEFLLYHERKLVEKIEKLPFSEAIFESAKCVIKASDAIEECDLVILATAGTGHQAERDRFRGYSFLNDVAVLREILERKGYSVAVIDTDAHHSALGRDYYCICLERGCVCYKDKAEFVNAFKVVCRSVEDFDIVVWYMGLDILEDEYIGDGIGIEAIREMIESFLTIKSKKIIIIAGGSKEEVAEEVTREILERSLID from the coding sequence ATGAAAGTTTGCGTGGTTTACTCTCCTAAGCTCAAAGACGATTACCTCATAGGTCCGTGCCTGAAAATATCCGGTTTCGAGAGAGCGATAAGAGAATACAGGGTCGAAATACTCCCTCCATCCGACAGCTTCGAGGAGTTTTTACTCTACCACGAGAGAAAACTTGTGGAGAAAATCGAAAAGCTCCCTTTCTCCGAAGCGATTTTCGAGTCGGCTAAGTGCGTTATCAAAGCTTCCGATGCAATTGAGGAGTGCGATCTCGTCATCTTAGCAACTGCCGGAACGGGGCATCAAGCTGAGAGGGACAGGTTTAGAGGGTACAGCTTTTTGAACGACGTTGCAGTTTTGAGGGAAATACTCGAAAGAAAGGGTTACAGCGTCGCGGTTATAGATACCGACGCCCACCATTCGGCTTTGGGAAGAGATTACTACTGCATATGCTTGGAAAGAGGGTGCGTATGCTACAAAGATAAAGCGGAATTCGTGAACGCCTTCAAAGTTGTATGCCGATCTGTCGAAGATTTCGATATAGTAGTATGGTATATGGGCTTGGACATTTTAGAAGACGAGTACATTGGGGACGGAATAGGAATCGAGGCGATCAGAGAAATGATTGAATCGTTTTTAACAATTAAAAGTAAAAAAATTATAATCATCGCCGGAGGTTCGAAGGAGGAAGTGGCGGAGGAAGTTACAAGAGAAATTTTGGAGAGGTCATTGATTGATTAA